Proteins co-encoded in one Callospermophilus lateralis isolate mCalLat2 chromosome 2, mCalLat2.hap1, whole genome shotgun sequence genomic window:
- the LOC143387987 gene encoding tripartite motif-containing protein 64-like codes for MDSHVLQNFQSELTCSICMNYFLEPVTIDCGHTSCRPCLFLCWEEAQMPMCCPECKEIVEKSDFRTNIILKKLASLARQATPPSDSRSGEQLCRTHGEKKWLFCEVDKSLLCSPCSDSPEHVVHSYSPVAWAAEEYRVSDGPEEKLLKKMDHLWQMTQDMQDNINEEINKCQSFVDYVVLRKNMIQVQYQMMHKFLLEEERFQLKTLEREALEIFQQLTDSEIRMAQHRERLKEMYRELTDMCHKPDMELLQDLGDIFERIELLEMEKPTPVNPELSSLHITGILDMLNKFRVNNGTIQGWANCYMSLSHEDRNKIFGDNGGTKDPQTVESYVIWSAEGFTSGRHYWEVDVGNTSNWILGVCKDFMTSDTFDSEKAFLLFSLKKNNACRLSTNSPSLTQYVQRPEGRVGVFLDYENEIMNFYDVYRCSLICSLSLPFLTSPLNPFLFLDSP; via the exons ATGGATTCCCATGTCTTGCAAAACTTCCAGAGTGAACTCACATGCTCCATTTGCATGAATTACTTCTTAGAACCTGTCACCATAGACTGTGGACATACCTCTTGCCGACCCTGCCTGTTTCTCTGCTGGGAAGAAGCCCAAATGCCAATGTGCTGCCCTGAGTGCAAAGAAATAGTAGAGAAGTCAGACTTCAGGACCAACATCATCCTCAAGAAGCTGGCTTCTCTTGCCAGACAGGCCACACCTCCCTCTGACAGCAGGTCTGGGGAGCAGCTCTGCAGGACACATGGGGAGAAAAAGTGGCTCTTCTGTGAGGTGGATAAGAGCCTGCTCTGTTCACCCTGCTCTGACTCACCCGAACATGTGGTTCACAGCTACAGCCCAGTGGCATGGGCAGCAGaagagtacagggtgagtgatgggCCTGAA gaaaaactgctaaagAAAATGGATCATTTATGGCAAATGACTCAGGATATGCAAGATAATATAAATGAAGAAATTAACAAATGTCAGTCCTTTGTG GACTATGTAGTCTTAAGGAAGAATATGATCCAAGTTCAATATCAGATGATGCATAAGTTTCTCCTGGAGGAGGAGCGATTTCAACTGAAGACACTAGAAAGAGAAGCACTGGAGATTTTTCAACAACTCACAGACAGTGAAATCAGAATGGCCCAACACAGGGAAAGGCTGAAGGAAATGTACAGGGAGCTGACTGACATGTGCCATAAGCCTGACATGGAGTTGCTCCAG gacTTAGGGGACATTTTTGAAAG AATCGAGTTGCTGGAGATGGAGAAGCCCACGCCAGTGAACCCAGAGCTCTCTTCATTACACATCACTGGAATCTTGGATATGCTGAACAAGTTCCGAG tGAATAATGGAACTATCCAAGGATGGGCCAATTGCTATATGAGCCTTTCTCATGAAGATAGAAATAAGATATTTGGAGATAATGGTGGAACTAAAGATCCCCAGACAGTTGAGAGTTATGTTATATGGAGTGCTGAGGGATTTACCTCTGGTAGACACTACTGGGAGGTGGATGTGGGGAACACCTCCAACTGGATTCTGGGCGTCTGTAAAGATTTTATGACAAGTGACACTTTTGATTCTGAGAAAGCATTTCTCCTATTTTCCTTAAAGAAGAACAACGCCTGTAGGCTCTCCACCAACTCCCCATCCTTAACTCAGTATGTACAAAGACCTGAGGGTCGGGTTGGGGTATTTCtagattatgaaaatgaaattatgaACTTCTATGATGTTTACCGATGTTCCCTCATATGCAGTTTATCTCTTCCCTTCTTGACCTCACCTTTGAatccttttcttttccttgatTCTCCCTAA